DNA from Nitrospira sp.:
CTGCCGAGTGACAATGCCGGTCCCGCAGGCCATCTCGAGAACGGAGCCTTCCGCGTAATCGTTAGCTACCCGCTCGGCAAGATCTATGGCATAAGGCTCGAACAAAGCCGACCCAAGGTGCCGTTCATACAGGTCGCAAACCGGAGCGTAATCATGTTCAAGAGAATTACTCATCGAACAACCTTTCAGAAAATGTAAGATTCGCCGTCCTCAGGAACCAACACGCGCGAGGTCATGCCCTGTTCGAGAAGAAACGCTCGCAGGTCTTTTCGTGACAGCGTGGCGTGGTTTACTGCCTCCATGTGGCTAGCGATAATGGTTGCGGAGGGAGCGGCCTTATATACCTCGTACACATCATTCTTCCCCATAATGATCGGCTCATTAGGAAGAACTCTAGCGTCGCCACTATTGAGAACAATGACATCGGGTTTGTACTGCTCCAGGTTCTGTTCGACGCCCTTATACCAAACAGTGTCGCCTGCAATGTAGAGCGTTTTCTCACTTGGATGTTTGAAGACGATGCCGCAAACCTGACCCAGGAGATCTCCCATCAGTCCTTCAAGAATCTCACCTCGGCCATGTTGGCCAGGGGTCTTGATCAAGGTAATGCCATCATATTCGTTACGCTCATCGAGTGCCCGCGTGTTGCGAAACCATGACATTTGCATATCCCACTCATCTCTACTATTCTGAGCGAAGGTCAGCATATCTTTGGGAATGACCGTTTTGGCGGTGTCATCCCAGTGATCTTGATGGGTATGGGTTACGAGAACTGCATCGACAGCGAGAATCTCGCTCATGGACAAGGGCAGCTCAACGGTGGGGTTAGCGACATGACTGTTGAGCGTACCTGGAAACCCAGGAAAGCCACCTTTCGCTGATAACATAGGATCGATCAAGAATTTTTTCCCGGCATACTCAACTTTGAGTGTTGCGTTGCGGATCTGTGTGAGTTTCATGATAATGAGTCTCCCCTGCGTGATTAATTCAACCTTCCCGATTGGCTAAGCCGGCATTGCCGAAAGAAAAGCCGGTCGGCACTCCGACATATTGATTCCCAGTTCATCCATGCACCCGCTCAAGCCACAATTGCTGAAACACTTCACCGCAAGGTGGCACGACGGTCTGACGCGAAAGGAACGTGCGTGCGACGAAATCCAAAGATAACGACTGCCGGCGGTTCCAGGATGCCAAGGACAACACTCGCGCCAGAAAACAGTACCCCACGACAACCCTGGCAGTTGTTCCGACCAGTTGCACCCAATGAATCCACTGGAGTGGTCCCCACAATCCGGCAAACAACAGCCCCACATAGGCGAACCGCACCTGTACTGGAAACGAAGTAACGTCTCGTGTCAGCCAGATCACATGGACGATCTGAACAGCACAAAACAACATCGCCAGATACCTTCCTGCAGTCCATCCCAGGAGACCGGTGCCGAGTAATCCCGCCGTTATGAACCAGTACCACCAGCCGAGATCGCGAATCGTCATCATTCTCCTCCTGATACTCATCACTGCGCTGATGCTAGACTGTTACAGCAGTATTGATGCCACACCTCAAACATGAGAGCGTGTGATGCATTTTCAACGAGTTAGTGATGAGGAGGGAGCAAGAAAGGTCTCATGAGATTTCACGATTTGTGAAATCTCATGAGTGCATTTGTGAGATTTCAAAAGGAAAGACGCTCGCGGGACGTACGGTCCGTGATGCCCCAGAGGGCAAGGTCAGTGTACCGCAGGTTTATCAATCTTGAGCGCTCTCATACGGGAAGAAAGAGTGGAGGCATTGATTCCAAGCAGTTTCGCCGCACCGTTTTCACCCGAAACTTTCCACTTCGTAGCCTCCAGTGCGCGGAGGATATTGCTCCGCTCCAGTTCTTCCAGCTCTTTCGCGGTGCGAATCATCCCTGGCACTGGTTCACCGGTCCGATCAGTTAGAGACGGTTGCGCCATTGGTTCGGGTAAGGCTCGATCCAGATTCAGCCGGCCGTCGATAGCCGTGATCACGGCCCGTTCTAAGACATTCTGCAGCTCGCGCACATTGCCGGGCCATCCATAACTCTTCAGCCGGCGTATATCCTCAGTGTTCAGTGGCATAACAGAGCGCCCCATTTTGTCGGCAAACCGCTGTGCAAACGCCGAAGCCAGCCGCACCACATCGTCACCACGCTCGCGCAAGGGCGGCAGATGGAGCGGAAAGACGTTGAGCCGATAGAACAGATCCTCCCGAAACTTTCCGCCACTGACGAGCTGGGATAAATCGCGGTTGGTTGCGGCCAACACCCGCACATTCACTTTTTTGGTTGAGGCACTGCCGATGGGATCGAACTCGCCTTCTTGGAGCACCCGAAGCAGCTTAACCTGTAGATCGATGGCAAGGTCCCCGATCTCATCGAGAAAGATTGTGCCCTTGTCGGCCAAGGCAAAGCGGCCATTTCTCTTCCTGGTCGCACCAGTGAAGGCGCCCGCTTCATGACCAAACAATTCGCTCTCAATCAATGTGGCCGGGATCGCGGCACAATTGACAGTGACCAACGGCCGTTCTCGGCGAGCGCTAGTCGCATGGACGGCGCGGGCCACGAGTTCCTTGCCGGTTCCGGTTTCTCCCGTGATCAGCACGGTCGCATCGGTCTTCGCAACTTGTGCAATGTCCTGGAGCACCCGCCGAAATGCCGGACTCTCACCGAGCAAGGCACCGTTCTGATGGAGTGACTGCAATTCCTCCCGGAGCAGTTCGGTTTCAGCCGTCAGCGACTGGATTTTTTCTTCCGCTCTTATCCGATCATGGATATTGCGAAGAATAAGAGTCGTGAATTTTTGGCGATGCAGCTCAAAGCGGGACAGGGTCGCCTCCGCAGGAAACGATTGGCCTCCTGGGCAACGAGCGGTGAGTCCCCCAGGAATCCACATTGATCGCTGCCCCTCGGGCCGCTTGTCCAATTCGTCTGTCAGTGCGAGCAGCCGATCGGCATCATCAGAGCGCATGAAGGATCGGAAATCCTGACCGATCATCGTCTCCGCACGGCATTGAAAGGTCTTTTCAGTTGCAGGATTCACGCGTGTGATGTGGAGCTGGTGATCCAACTCGATGATCGCGTCCATTGCGGTGCCCAAGAGCCGCCCGAGTTTTTCCTCCCGTTCGCGGACCCCGGCTTCCGCGCGAAGCCGCTGGAGTTCCGCTGCGGCCCGCGCCGCAAAGATCTGAAAGATCGTATGAACTCGTGGCTCTTCTGGAATCGGTCGTCGATCGACCACGGCCATATGGCCGAGAATCTGCCCGTCCGTGTCTTGCAAAGGCACGCCCAGGTAACTGACCACTCCAGTGGCCTTCAATTCCTCCCCCTGAGGGAAAATCTCTAGAATACGATCGGGGAAATGTACCAGTTTGGCCGTATCGATCACGCGCTCACAGGGCGTTCCGGCAATGTCCACTTCATAATCATTGACCCACCGGCCGTCCATCCAGAAGGCGAGGGCACGGAGGCGGCGCTTCTCGGGGAAATATTCCGTCACCCAGGCGCCGTGCGTGCCGAGCGCCTTGGCCAGGTTCTGCACCAAAGCCGCGAAAAACTGCTGCCCGGTTTCCGTTGCGGTGCCTTCGAGAATCGCGCGTAAGGCGACGTCGGCTTCAAGATCCTGGAGCGGCTTGGAAGGATCGGCTGACGAAAGAGCCATGGGTGGAAGTATGGGGCGGGGTGAGAATCAGATTCAAGAGGGGGGACACCTCCCTACTCCACAATGCTGCATCGTGACAAAGTCCCTGGCCGTGATACACTTCTCGCCTCAATGTTTGATGTCATCCTTTATCAACCTGAAATCCCCCCCAACACCGGCAATATCATCCGTCTCTGCGCCAACACCGGTGTGGGACTGCACCTTGTCAAACCGCTGGGGTTTTCTCTGGACGACAAACAACTGCTGCGTGCCGGCTTAGACTACCACGAGTTTGCCACGCTCAACGTCTACGACAATTGGGCTGCGTGCGCCGCACACTTCAAGGCCCACCGCCTATTCGCCGTTTCTACACGCAACACTCACCGTTACGATCGTGTCACCTACACCAAAGGCGATGCATTTCTTTTCGGCCCTGAAACCAGTGGGCTGCCGGCCACACTGCTTGAATCGTTTGCGGAAGAAAGGCGCATCCGTTTGCCGATGCTCCCTGAGAGTCGCAGTCTCAACCTTTCGAATGCCGCGGCAGTGGTCGTCTATGAAGCTTGGCGGCAGATCAGTTTTGAGAACGGACGCTGACATTCGTTCTTCGCGTGAAAGGCCGCCTTTATGGCATCGGCATTCTCCCATGCGTTTGTCGCCCTCGCGCTCGGCAAGGCTTCCTCACATCCAATCATGACTTGGCAGGTCTTGCTCCTTGGTACGACTTGTTCAATTGTTCCGGATCTGGATGTCATCGGCTTTTACTTCGGCATCCAATACGGCGACCTCTGGGGCCATCGCGGCATGACGCATTCCCTCTTATTTGCCGGCCTGTTGAGCGTTGCTCTTGTGGCCATGTGGCACAAACAGAAAGCAAGGGGAGCGCAGGTGGGCCTATTCGTGTATCTCTTCCTCTGCACCGCATCACATGGTGTGCTGGATGCACTGACCGATGGCGGACTCGGTGTGGCCTTCTTCTCTCCGTTCGATTCAAGCCGGTACTTTTTCGCGGCTCGACCGGTTGCGGTGTCTCCGATCGGCATTGGCGCATTTTTTAGCGAGGATGCCTTTCACGTACTTGCCAGCGAGGTGAAATGGGTCTGGCTCCCGACCATTGCGGGGTTCCTCATCGCTCGCGGGCTACACTATGTACGATCGGCTCAATCTGCTGTGAAGCAAGCACCGGGAGATTGATCAGGCCCAGGCTCGCCAGACGAATACCGCCATGGCTGTTATCCGAGATATCGACCATACAGGAAGGCAACAAATTGCTTTGCCCCACGCATTCTATTTTTTACGTTTTCCTCCGTGACACCAGTCTGTAGCAGTTGTTGCTCAAACCGAATCAATGCATCCTTCAACTCTCTTCTCAATTCTCTTTCGATCACCCGGTCCAGCACACTTGGCATAATCTTCCTCCCCGATTCATACACTAGCCTCCAACCGGTCACGCCCTTGCCTGTACGATACGATTTCCAGGTCGCAGCAGCTGTCCGGGGATTCTACAGAAATTTCGAGAGACAAGCCAGTTCCTCCACGGGAGAAGGTCCCGACACAATCCGAGCCCTGCGCGCAAGCCTACAATCGTCCGACATGGAACAACGTAAGACCTGGTTTAACTCTGGCCCTCGGTAAGATCATCTTATGCATAAGAACGGTCGGAAGAGAGGCAACTGATTGATCCCAATGCACCAGCAACCGCGACCGCTCCTGCGTCAGCAGCTCCCCCAGGTGAACCGGACCAACGACAAAGGCATGACCACCCCGCCGTAACATGTGACTCAATCTCGCGACGATCGTTCTCATGGTCGCCGAAGAATCAAACGAGTCATACGGCAGCCACTGATAAATCAGGTCATAGGGTTCCCGGCTTACCAAGGGCTCTTCCCACGTATCCGCGGCTACCATTCGGATTCGCTTCAGCCAATCCCATCGTTGCACCTCAGCACACTGAGTCCAGAGCTGCTGAGCCTGACGCTGCGCATAGGCAAAGTAGCGGACATTCACGGTATATTCACATGGCCGATCAATGAGAATACAACTGGAAATGACAGCATCGCCGTTCGCGATGAACACACGCTCTGCCTGCGAGCGCAGCCTTCCAACCTCGCGATCCTGTTCCCCAAGATCGTCGAGATAGTCCGCAACGAAGGATTGGGCGGCGAGCTCGCTGATTTCTGTGTCGTCCTCGGGAAATAAGGGTACCGCCCCGAAGGCTTCGGCAGCGGGAATCTTCGGGACTCCTTCCACGAATACTGTTCGCCAATCGACCGGACTGATCGGGCATTTCTCTGGCGGCGATGGCCTCACCGAGAGATCGGGATTTAACGGCAAGGGTAATTCCGTTTCACGATCTTTCAAAATCAACCGACTCCCTTCGACACGGAGGCTGCGATCCAGCGGGACGACTCGGCGCCCGATGGAACTGACGTATGGAAGCCCCGCCGGATCTTCGGCAAGCGTGGCCTTTTGAACAATCCCGTTTTTCACGGTCAGACACAACCCTTGGCTCTCGTCAAAATACCGAACGGGAGGATATTGGGCCGGCAACCAGGCAATACGATGAGATTTTGAGGGATTCATGAATGCTGTGAATGGGGCCTCAGTATCTAATGGCTGAGGCGTAAAAAAGCCGGCGAACAAGCGAAAGGCTGCTTCGGATGGATACGTAGGAATCCCGCGATACCGTAAAACCCTCGGAGCAGAGCATCCCTTGTTTTGATCGTCATACAGTCCGCGAATCAGCTCGAACACGGCAGAGCCAGTCCCCGGCAACAACGATTTGAACAGTTCGACCACCGGGAGAAAGTCAATCTCGTCCCAATGCATGGCTCCCATGCAGGCCATGAAGCGCATCGCTTCAAATCCTCCACCATCCAAAACATACAAGGCGTCTTTTCGCTGTCGAATCGTGGCTATCCCTTTGGGATCGATGGCCAAATCCTCATCGCGATAAAACCACCGTACCTCCTCAATGGGGACTCGTAATGCCCCGGCAGCCATGGCACGAAGATCATCCGGAGTGATCCGTTGCCAATTGGGTCTCGAGGCTAAATTCAATCTGGTTTCATTCACCAGCCCACCGGGTTTAAGAAGGACCCATCGGCCCCAATCAAGTCGGACTCGCGCTCGCGTCAGAAAGACGGTCCCGGTGCCGGTCGACTCCCATTCGCACTCGTGCAAGGGATGGCCCGCCGGGTCTGTCTCAAGAAAGCGCCGTCCATCACGCCGATAAAAAACGAGGTGTCCGTTTGGAAAAGTTTCAACGTGTCCGCCGACCTTGTCGAAGGTTTCAGCGAGTGTACGTGTGGAAGAAAACAGGAGATGGTCGGGAGTGTTGAGAGCAAATGCAATGGCGTCCGAGGGCATTCACTCGCGGAGTTGGCCGCTCCCCATGACAATAAATTTGGAGCAGGTTAACTCGTCCAACCCCATGGGTCCCCGCGCATGAATGCGCGAGGTGCTGATACCGATTTCGGCTCCTAGACCGAACTGATACCCATCATTCAGTCGAGTGGAGGCATTCACAAGCACGGCACCGGCATCGACTTCTTTGAGAAACCGCATGGCACGTCCGTAATCCGACGTCACGATCGCTTCCGTGTGCCGTGATCCATACTGTGCGATGTGTTCCATCGCTTCATCCATGTTCTTTACGATTTTCACCGCAAGAATCAGTTCAAGAAACTCTTTGCCGTAATCCTGTTCGCTTGCCGGCTTGGCCTCAGAAATCAATTGGCAGGTCTTAGGACAGCCACGAATCTCAACTTTGGCCGCGCTGAGGCTTGCGGCAAGCTTGGGCAAGAGAGTCCGCGCCGCCGACTGGTGAACCAGCAGGGTCTCCATTGCGTTGCAAGTGGACGGTCGCTGCGCTTTGGCGTTGACACAAATGGTCTCCGCCATCGCCGAATCCGCTTCGGCATCGACGTAGATATGGCACACGCCTGCATCATGCTTCACCACGGGAATCGCCGAGTGTCCCGCAATGAGTTGCATCAACGATTCCCCGCCA
Protein-coding regions in this window:
- a CDS encoding MBL fold metallo-hydrolase; amino-acid sequence: MKLTQIRNATLKVEYAGKKFLIDPMLSAKGGFPGFPGTLNSHVANPTVELPLSMSEILAVDAVLVTHTHQDHWDDTAKTVIPKDMLTFAQNSRDEWDMQMSWFRNTRALDERNEYDGITLIKTPGQHGRGEILEGLMGDLLGQVCGIVFKHPSEKTLYIAGDTVWYKGVEQNLEQYKPDVIVLNSGDARVLPNEPIIMGKNDVYEVYKAAPSATIIASHMEAVNHATLSRKDLRAFLLEQGMTSRVLVPEDGESYIF
- a CDS encoding sigma 54-interacting transcriptional regulator encodes the protein MALSSADPSKPLQDLEADVALRAILEGTATETGQQFFAALVQNLAKALGTHGAWVTEYFPEKRRLRALAFWMDGRWVNDYEVDIAGTPCERVIDTAKLVHFPDRILEIFPQGEELKATGVVSYLGVPLQDTDGQILGHMAVVDRRPIPEEPRVHTIFQIFAARAAAELQRLRAEAGVREREEKLGRLLGTAMDAIIELDHQLHITRVNPATEKTFQCRAETMIGQDFRSFMRSDDADRLLALTDELDKRPEGQRSMWIPGGLTARCPGGQSFPAEATLSRFELHRQKFTTLILRNIHDRIRAEEKIQSLTAETELLREELQSLHQNGALLGESPAFRRVLQDIAQVAKTDATVLITGETGTGKELVARAVHATSARRERPLVTVNCAAIPATLIESELFGHEAGAFTGATRKRNGRFALADKGTIFLDEIGDLAIDLQVKLLRVLQEGEFDPIGSASTKKVNVRVLAATNRDLSQLVSGGKFREDLFYRLNVFPLHLPPLRERGDDVVRLASAFAQRFADKMGRSVMPLNTEDIRRLKSYGWPGNVRELQNVLERAVITAIDGRLNLDRALPEPMAQPSLTDRTGEPVPGMIRTAKELEELERSNILRALEATKWKVSGENGAAKLLGINASTLSSRMRALKIDKPAVH
- the trmL gene encoding tRNA (uridine(34)/cytosine(34)/5-carboxymethylaminomethyluridine(34)-2'-O)-methyltransferase TrmL; the protein is MFDVILYQPEIPPNTGNIIRLCANTGVGLHLVKPLGFSLDDKQLLRAGLDYHEFATLNVYDNWAACAAHFKAHRLFAVSTRNTHRYDRVTYTKGDAFLFGPETSGLPATLLESFAEERRIRLPMLPESRSLNLSNAAAVVVYEAWRQISFENGR
- a CDS encoding metal-dependent hydrolase — translated: MASAFSHAFVALALGKASSHPIMTWQVLLLGTTCSIVPDLDVIGFYFGIQYGDLWGHRGMTHSLLFAGLLSVALVAMWHKQKARGAQVGLFVYLFLCTASHGVLDALTDGGLGVAFFSPFDSSRYFFAARPVAVSPIGIGAFFSEDAFHVLASEVKWVWLPTIAGFLIARGLHYVRSAQSAVKQAPGD